From Desulfovibrio porci:
AATAGTTCGTAAACCTTTCATCTTGGCCACGCGAAGAGCCTGCACCACATTACGCGAATTGCCGGATGTGCTGATAACCCACAAGAGGTCATTACGATTTCCCAGTCCGAGCACCTGCTGGGCAAAACAGTTTTCCGCGGTGACATCATTGGCAAATGCGGTGGGCAGAGCTACTCCGCTGACCAGGGAGAGAGCTGGGATAGCGCCCTCAAGGCTGGCGGCGAGCCGTCGCCCCTCTTCACGGCCGCAGATATTTTCCAGAGCCTCCACATCCGACGTCGGCAGGGGGCGCTGGCAGAGGAAACTCTTCATCAACTCGCCCACAATATGCTCAGCGTCGGCGGCACTGCCTCCATTACCGCAGGTCAGAATTTTCCCGCCAGACCGGATACATTCAGACAGCATGGACACGCAGGCATAGAGCTGAGGTTCCAGAGGCGCGAGTTCGGGATGACGCGCCAGCAGGCTTCTGATATGCGGAAAGTCCTCCATATGGTTTTGCCGGGACATATGCCGGGAACGGAGGGTTTGCTCCGCCTCGGCCAGGGAGGATATCTTCCTGGCACCCCGCGGGCAGGCATCTTTGCCGAAATACAGAAGGGCGCCAATCCCCGCAGCGGCCCCGGCTTCCATGTCATGGCAGGCATCGCCGATCATGATGGAAGAATGCAGGTCAATCTTGTGCTCACGGGCGGCCAGCAGCAGCATGCCCGGCCCGGGTTTTCGCATTTCGGACGATCTCTTGTACTTTCCGATGCCATGCTCCGGATGATCCGGGCAAAAATAGACCGCGTCCAGGGTTGCCCCATGCTTGCGAAACTCCTCCCGCATCCAGGCCATCAGATCATGAAATTGCGCCTCATCGTAATATCCCCTGCCAATACCTGCTTGATTGGTGACGATCACCACCAGATAGCCTGCTTCATGAGCGGTTCTGGCAAGGGCAAAAATGCCATCAATGAAAATAATGTCTTCTTTGCGATGGACGTAGCCGCAATCAACGTTGACTACGCCGTCCCGATCCAAAAAAAGCGCCGGTTGCGGCGTGGCATTGCGTTCAGGCGTTCCACTCACCTTTTCCCCCAAGCTGTTATTTCAGAGCTTCCAAAAAAATTTTCAATTCAGCAAAATACTGGAATTTCAGCGGCACCCATTGAGGGGCGGATGATGCAGCGGAAGATTTAAATACCGGAGTCATTGAAAAATGACGGGCCGGGTACATATCTGCCTGTTCATCATCGCCAACAACCCATATTTCCTGTGGCGGAATACCAAGCCGTTCAATCGCGAGTTCAAAAGGAATCAGGCCGCTCTTGTCCACCCCGGCTTCTTCACTTGTAATGAGACAATCTATATATTTATCTATATCGAAGTATATCAGCTTGCGCAATTGTATCTGAGCGGTAAGATCCGTGACTATGGCAATAACCACGCCGGAAGATCTAAGAAATTCGAACAGTGGAATAACGTCAGGGTAAAGTTCCGCCGCCTTCAAGAAATTTCGCCAATAACTCTGCTCAAGGTCAAGCGCCAGCAGCGGCTGTGACTTGAAACCCAACAACTCCAACGTGCGCATAAAATATAAAAGACGGCTATGAGAACTGGCGGTTGCCCCCAGGCGTTTTTTTAATTCCTCCCGGGCACGCATAAAGCATTCCGCAAAACTTCTGGGCGTGATTCCGTAATCCG
This genomic window contains:
- the gmhB gene encoding D-glycero-beta-D-manno-heptose 1,7-bisphosphate 7-phosphatase: MGEKVSGTPERNATPQPALFLDRDGVVNVDCGYVHRKEDIIFIDGIFALARTAHEAGYLVVIVTNQAGIGRGYYDEAQFHDLMAWMREEFRKHGATLDAVYFCPDHPEHGIGKYKRSSEMRKPGPGMLLLAAREHKIDLHSSIMIGDACHDMEAGAAAGIGALLYFGKDACPRGARKISSLAEAEQTLRSRHMSRQNHMEDFPHIRSLLARHPELAPLEPQLYACVSMLSECIRSGGKILTCGNGGSAADAEHIVGELMKSFLCQRPLPTSDVEALENICGREEGRRLAASLEGAIPALSLVSGVALPTAFANDVTAENCFAQQVLGLGNRNDLLWVISTSGNSRNVVQALRVAKMKGLRTIGLTGSAPGAVAPHCDVQLQVPASSTPAIQELHLPVYHALCAELERILFTH
- a CDS encoding HAD family hydrolase: MPCEHALSPSFPRAVIFDMDNTLYPYPPSHKAGMGAVEEKLVTDYGITPRSFAECFMRAREELKKRLGATASSHSRLLYFMRTLELLGFKSQPLLALDLEQSYWRNFLKAAELYPDVIPLFEFLRSSGVVIAIVTDLTAQIQLRKLIYFDIDKYIDCLITSEEAGVDKSGLIPFELAIERLGIPPQEIWVVGDDEQADMYPARHFSMTPVFKSSAASSAPQWVPLKFQYFAELKIFLEALK